A window of Streptomyces profundus genomic DNA:
GATGCTCTCCACGCCGGCCGCGCTCCAGACGCCCGTGAGGGACCTCATCGATGCGATCTCCCGGTGGCGCACCACGCGTACGTCGTGCAGCGAAGGCACCACCACGACCTTCCGCGCGTCCACGAAGGCGAGCACGGGGGAGACCTCGACGGGGAAGCCGCACGCCCGGGTGAGAGCCGCGGAGGCGCGCCTGGCCTCGGCGCGGGACTTGCGTACATAGGGATAGGACCGGTCGGCGATCTTCACGGAGTCGTCGCCGACCCAGATGTGCGCTCCGCTGTGGTGCTTGGTGTTGAAGGAGAAGACTCCGCCCGGCCCGATCAGCAGGTGGTCGATGTCCACCTCGCGCGGCAGCGGTATCGAGTGCAGGACGCGCCAGCCGCTGGCGGCCAGCCGTTCCAACTCGGCGCCCGCCCTCTGCTCACCGCGCAGGCCCTTCCGCCAGCTGTCCGCCTCGGACGCGCGGCCCAGCAGCCTCGTGAGCAGGTAGCGCCAGAAGCTCGGTCTCAGCTCGGCGAGTTTCGCCAGCAGCGCCTCGCCGGGCCGGTTCCCGGCGAGGTCGTCCCCGGGGCGAGGCCCGACCGCAGGGGAGCGGACCTGGGGCACGGGATCGACGGGAGCGGGCGACGCCTCCGCCAGATGGGGAGCGAGAGCGCGCAACGCGTCATCGCGCCGCTCCTCCACGAGCACCGTGATCCGCCCGGTGGCCCGGTCCAGCCAGGCGATCTTCTCACCGGCCGGGGAGTTCACATACAGGCGGTCATGGC
This region includes:
- a CDS encoding nuclease-related domain-containing protein; its protein translation is MSESHDLTVSPWKRFGHDRLYVNSPAGEKIAWLDRATGRITVLVEERRDDALRALAPHLAEASPAPVDPVPQVRSPAVGPRPGDDLAGNRPGEALLAKLAELRPSFWRYLLTRLLGRASEADSWRKGLRGEQRAGAELERLAASGWRVLHSIPLPREVDIDHLLIGPGGVFSFNTKHHSGAHIWVGDDSVKIADRSYPYVRKSRAEARRASAALTRACGFPVEVSPVLAFVDARKVVVVPSLHDVRVVRHREIASMRSLTGVWSAAGVESIYTTARDRRTWNRARAGSDG